A genome region from Bombilactobacillus bombi includes the following:
- a CDS encoding cysteine desulfurase family protein: MKHVYLDNAATTPMTAEVIAKMTATMQDTFGNASTPNYFGRQARSVLDQSRLEIARSINAKPAEIIFTSGGTEGDNTAIISTALARCNLGKHIITTAIEHEAVLKSMQYLETLGFEITYLPVNEHGMINLADIKAALRADTILVSIMMVNNEVGTINPIKAIGSLLKNHQAIFHTDAVQAYGSQEIDVQDLQVDLLTTSAHKLNGPKMMGFLYERDGLNLPPFIRGGDQETKRRAGTENIPAIAGFAEAVRLNNQVAKSQNNARLQSYKELLLTTLKNNNVNFKVNGPEISHSAPNIINLWLPGFETSILQIKLDLAGFIISGGSACTAGSLEPSHVLQAMFGSDCQRVHESIRISFNKLNQEDDILNFAQALTQITKN, translated from the coding sequence TTGAAACATGTATATTTAGATAATGCTGCTACGACACCAATGACTGCGGAAGTAATCGCAAAAATGACAGCCACAATGCAAGATACTTTTGGCAATGCATCTACACCCAATTATTTTGGACGTCAAGCCCGTAGTGTTTTAGATCAGTCACGGTTAGAAATTGCGCGTAGCATTAATGCGAAACCAGCAGAAATTATTTTTACTAGTGGCGGCACCGAAGGCGATAATACAGCGATTATTTCCACTGCCTTAGCTCGTTGTAACTTAGGGAAGCACATTATTACAACAGCAATTGAACATGAAGCTGTTTTGAAATCTATGCAATATTTAGAAACTTTAGGTTTTGAAATAACTTATTTACCGGTTAATGAACACGGAATGATTAATTTAGCCGATATTAAAGCAGCACTTCGTGCAGACACCATTTTAGTTTCTATTATGATGGTGAATAATGAAGTCGGAACTATCAACCCAATTAAGGCAATTGGCAGTTTATTGAAAAATCATCAGGCTATTTTCCATACAGATGCTGTTCAAGCTTACGGTAGTCAAGAAATTGATGTTCAAGACTTACAAGTTGATTTATTAACAACATCAGCCCACAAATTAAATGGTCCTAAAATGATGGGCTTTTTATACGAACGCGATGGTTTGAATTTACCACCTTTTATTCGAGGGGGAGATCAAGAAACCAAGCGACGTGCTGGTACCGAAAACATCCCAGCAATTGCTGGCTTTGCTGAGGCAGTAAGATTAAATAATCAAGTTGCTAAATCGCAAAACAACGCACGTCTGCAATCATATAAAGAGTTATTACTCACCACTTTAAAGAATAATAATGTTAATTTTAAAGTTAATGGTCCTGAAATTAGCCATAGTGCACCTAATATTATAAACTTATGGCTGCCAGGATTTGAAACTTCAATTCTACAGATAAAATTAGATCTAGCTGGTTTTATTATATCAGGAGGATCTGCTTGTACAGCCGGTAGTCTGGAACCTTCGCATGTTTTACAGGCAATGTTTGGCTCTGATTGCCAACGGGTTCATGAGTCTATCAGGATAAGTTTCAACAAATTAAATCAAGAAGATGATATACTCAATTTTGCGCAAGCATTAACACAAATAACCAAAAACTAA
- a CDS encoding cysteine desulfurase, producing MATTATVLGDNHRYQINPKIKVYSLTDVGFQQTKLGNFHLEQPISGNSPYVESYKLKIKIMQNLKDLRIDTTDNSGMHVINIFKLKDNQEVIEQYNYAIKNLLDREILTIV from the coding sequence ATGGCAACAACGGCAACAGTTCTGGGCGATAACCATCGTTATCAAATTAATCCTAAAATTAAGGTGTATTCGTTAACAGATGTAGGTTTTCAACAAACAAAATTGGGCAATTTTCACTTAGAACAGCCAATTAGCGGCAATTCCCCTTATGTTGAAAGTTATAAATTGAAAATTAAAATTATGCAAAATTTAAAAGATTTGCGAATAGATACAACAGATAATAGCGGCATGCATGTGATTAACATTTTTAAATTAAAAGATAACCAAGAAGTAATTGAACAATATAACTATGCAATTAAGAATTTACTTGATAGAGAGATATTAACAATAGTCTAA
- a CDS encoding cold-shock protein: MLKGTVSRFDEHKGVGEIVSEIQEPIFVHFSAIQGNGFRSLKAGQPVEFEIANGFKGPQAINVQVQES, encoded by the coding sequence ATGCTTAAAGGTACAGTTTCACGATTTGATGAACACAAAGGCGTTGGTGAAATTGTAAGTGAAATTCAAGAACCAATCTTTGTTCATTTTTCGGCTATTCAAGGCAACGGATTTCGTTCTCTCAAAGCCGGACAGCCAGTTGAATTTGAAATTGCTAATGGTTTTAAAGGACCTCAAGCAATTAATGTTCAAGTACAAGAATCATAA
- a CDS encoding cell division protein SepF, with amino-acid sequence MAFDKLANFFGMNDDEYVGEEEDVSDNEVRRNNVVSLQPNNHERSEIRVVEPRRYSDAKEIAKDLLNNRAVLVNLKNVNEEQMRRITDFLTGTVFAINGDIRRVDQNVFLYTPTNFQIDNDTDNFTE; translated from the coding sequence ATGGCTTTTGATAAGTTAGCTAATTTCTTTGGTATGAATGATGATGAATATGTTGGTGAAGAAGAAGACGTTTCTGATAATGAAGTGCGAAGAAACAACGTTGTATCTTTGCAGCCAAATAATCATGAACGTAGTGAAATTCGAGTAGTTGAACCTAGAAGATATTCAGATGCTAAGGAAATTGCTAAAGATTTGCTGAATAATCGGGCAGTATTGGTGAATCTGAAAAATGTTAATGAAGAGCAAATGCGGCGCATTACTGATTTTTTAACAGGAACTGTGTTTGCAATTAATGGTGATATTAGACGGGTCGATCAAAATGTTTTTTTGTATACACCAACAAATTTTCAGATTGATAATGATACGGATAATTTCACAGAATAA
- a CDS encoding YggT family protein — MANVINGLPIILIDLIDLYKWIIIIYCFMSWLPGAATSKLGVFIGRMVDPFLGIFDRFIPPILGISFSPIFAFIVLDLLARFIGMIF, encoded by the coding sequence GTGGCAAATGTAATTAATGGGCTTCCAATTATTTTAATAGATTTGATTGATCTTTATAAATGGATAATTATTATTTATTGTTTTATGAGTTGGTTGCCAGGAGCAGCCACTTCCAAGTTAGGAGTGTTCATTGGAAGAATGGTTGATCCATTTTTAGGAATTTTTGATCGATTTATCCCACCAATTTTGGGTATTAGTTTTTCGCCAATTTTTGCTTTTATCGTGTTAGACTTACTTGCTCGCTTTATTGGCATGATATTTTAG
- a CDS encoding 5'-methylthioadenosine/adenosylhomocysteine nucleosidase has protein sequence MRIAVIVAMEEEIGLLKKSMSNAAVDKVAGININTGTYQGHQLFVAQSEIGKVQAGMVSTILCDHYLPDVLINTGSAAGIGADLSIGDVVISSKVAYHDVDVTSSGYEWGQLPQRPLYFESDKKLIAQIVEAGDIVNQQSHVGLIVSGDQFINGEEQVAQILQHFPEALSVEMEGAAVGQVATQFKVPFVVIRAMSDVGNEEASVSFDEFVRDAGERSVQMLLNFMDNN, from the coding sequence ATGAGAATTGCTGTAATTGTTGCGATGGAAGAAGAAATAGGCTTATTGAAAAAATCAATGTCTAATGCTGCAGTAGATAAGGTAGCAGGGATTAATATTAATACCGGAACTTATCAAGGACACCAGTTATTTGTAGCCCAAAGTGAAATTGGTAAAGTGCAGGCTGGGATGGTATCTACCATTTTGTGTGATCATTACTTGCCCGATGTCTTAATTAATACAGGTTCGGCAGCAGGTATTGGAGCTGACTTAAGTATTGGCGATGTTGTCATTTCTTCAAAAGTTGCATATCACGATGTAGATGTTACTTCTTCAGGATATGAGTGGGGCCAATTACCGCAACGTCCACTTTATTTTGAAAGTGACAAAAAATTAATTGCTCAAATTGTGGAAGCCGGTGATATTGTTAATCAACAAAGCCATGTGGGGTTAATTGTTTCAGGTGATCAATTTATTAATGGAGAAGAACAAGTTGCTCAAATTTTACAGCATTTTCCGGAAGCTTTGTCAGTAGAAATGGAAGGAGCCGCAGTTGGTCAAGTAGCAACACAATTTAAAGTTCCTTTTGTAGTTATTCGTGCAATGAGTGATGTGGGCAATGAAGAAGCTAGTGTTTCATTTGATGAATTTGTACGCGATGCTGGTGAACGTTCAGTTCAAATGTTATTAAACTTTATGGATAATAATTAA
- the ileS gene encoding isoleucine--tRNA ligase has product MRIKETLNVGKTDFPMRGNLPKKEPEWQQEWEDKQLYQRRQALNKDLPTFILHDGPPFANGNIHMGHALNKISKDIITRSKSMMGYRAPFVPGWDTHGLPIEQQLAKQGIKRKEMNTVEYRKLCYDYAMHEIDKQRTDFKRLGVAADWENPYITLLPQYEAEEIKVFAKMVNRGLIYRGKKPVYWSPSSESTLAEAEVEYKDIKSPSLYVAFPIKDGKGLVGEDASFIIWTTTPWTLPANEAICVNPRFDYSLIEADGKKYVIASERLEFLAQTFNWSQYQVIKTFKGKDMEYMVGQHPFYDRDSLVILGNHVTLDDGTGLVHTAPGLGNDDFNVGQKYNLEVLSPVDDQGCLTDEAPGFAGLFYEDANKKVTETLKNKGLMLKLDFFTHSYPHDWRTKKPVIFRSTPQWFASIDPIRQEILDQIEQLTFKPAWGKTRLYNMIKDRGDWVISRQRVWGVPMPIFYAEDGTPIMTQETILHVADLFAEYGSNVWFEKDAKELLPAGFSHLGSPNGKFTKETDILDVWFDSGSSHQGALQARSDLSFPSDMYLEGSDQYRGWFNSSLITSVAVNGVAPYRQILSQGFTLDAKGHKMSKSLGNVIVPSDIERQFGAEIIRLWVSSVDTSSDVPVSVDAFKQVSDAYRKIRNTLRFMLANTADFDPEKDQVDFQNLRSVDQFMMVKLDLLIAQIEQAYDNFDFASIYKKIISFLSNDMSAFYLDFAKDVVYIDAADALSRRQMQTVMYAVTVALTKLLTPILPHTMEQVWQQLKEPEDYVQLTSMPKVQNYPQADQIMNQWQEFMDLRDNILKSLEEARDAKLIGKSLEAAVTIYPKPELKQLLEALDTNIGQLLIVSQFSISNHELDDADQYDNVQVKVAHAQGEVCQRCWMTKEDVGTDAELPMLCARCAQIIRDNYPQALSEGLEK; this is encoded by the coding sequence GTGAGGATTAAAGAAACTTTAAATGTTGGAAAAACGGACTTTCCAATGCGAGGCAATTTGCCTAAAAAAGAACCTGAATGGCAACAAGAATGGGAAGATAAGCAATTATATCAACGACGTCAAGCTTTGAATAAAGATTTACCAACTTTTATTCTTCATGACGGCCCTCCATTCGCAAATGGTAATATTCATATGGGCCACGCTTTAAATAAAATTAGTAAAGATATTATTACTCGTTCAAAATCAATGATGGGTTATCGAGCTCCCTTTGTCCCTGGATGGGATACTCATGGATTGCCAATTGAACAGCAATTAGCTAAGCAAGGTATTAAACGTAAAGAAATGAACACCGTTGAATATCGTAAATTATGCTATGATTATGCAATGCATGAAATTGATAAACAAAGGACTGATTTTAAACGCCTAGGTGTAGCGGCTGATTGGGAAAATCCATATATTACGTTATTACCGCAATACGAAGCAGAAGAAATTAAAGTTTTCGCTAAAATGGTTAATCGGGGCTTAATTTATCGTGGCAAAAAGCCTGTTTATTGGTCTCCTTCTTCAGAATCTACTTTAGCTGAAGCAGAAGTCGAATATAAAGATATCAAATCACCTTCCTTATATGTAGCTTTTCCAATTAAAGATGGAAAAGGACTTGTGGGTGAGGATGCTTCCTTTATTATTTGGACTACTACGCCTTGGACGTTACCTGCTAATGAGGCTATTTGTGTTAATCCACGGTTTGATTATTCCTTAATTGAAGCTGATGGTAAAAAATATGTCATTGCAAGTGAGCGTTTAGAGTTCTTAGCTCAAACCTTCAATTGGTCCCAATATCAAGTTATAAAAACCTTTAAAGGTAAAGATATGGAATACATGGTAGGACAGCATCCATTTTACGATCGTGATTCATTGGTTATTTTAGGTAATCATGTTACGTTAGATGATGGTACTGGCTTAGTCCATACGGCACCTGGTTTAGGTAATGATGACTTTAATGTTGGACAAAAATATAACTTGGAAGTTTTATCTCCAGTTGATGATCAAGGCTGTTTAACTGATGAAGCACCGGGATTTGCAGGTTTATTTTATGAAGATGCTAACAAAAAAGTTACAGAAACTTTAAAGAATAAGGGTTTAATGCTAAAATTAGACTTCTTTACTCATAGTTATCCTCATGATTGGCGAACCAAAAAACCAGTTATTTTCCGCTCAACACCACAATGGTTTGCTTCAATTGATCCAATTCGTCAGGAAATTTTAGACCAAATTGAACAACTAACCTTTAAACCTGCTTGGGGTAAAACTCGACTTTATAATATGATTAAAGATCGTGGTGATTGGGTCATTTCTCGGCAACGTGTTTGGGGAGTACCAATGCCAATCTTCTATGCAGAAGATGGTACTCCTATCATGACTCAAGAAACTATTCTGCATGTTGCAGATTTATTTGCAGAATATGGTTCTAATGTTTGGTTTGAAAAAGATGCTAAGGAATTATTACCGGCTGGTTTCTCTCATCTTGGTAGTCCAAATGGTAAATTTACTAAAGAAACAGATATTTTAGATGTTTGGTTTGATTCAGGTTCTTCACATCAAGGAGCTCTTCAAGCCCGCAGTGATTTGAGTTTTCCATCAGATATGTATTTGGAAGGTTCGGATCAGTATCGTGGCTGGTTTAATTCTAGTCTCATTACATCAGTAGCAGTTAATGGGGTAGCACCATACCGCCAAATTTTATCACAAGGTTTTACTTTAGATGCTAAAGGTCATAAAATGAGTAAATCTTTAGGAAATGTGATTGTGCCTAGTGATATTGAACGTCAATTTGGAGCTGAAATCATTCGTTTATGGGTTTCTTCTGTCGATACTAGCTCTGATGTCCCAGTATCAGTCGATGCGTTTAAACAAGTCTCTGATGCTTATCGTAAAATCCGAAATACTCTCAGATTTATGTTAGCTAATACCGCTGATTTTGATCCTGAAAAAGACCAAGTTGATTTTCAAAATTTGCGTTCGGTAGATCAATTTATGATGGTCAAATTAGACCTTCTAATTGCTCAAATTGAACAAGCTTATGATAATTTTGATTTTGCAAGTATTTATAAAAAAATCATTAGCTTTTTGAGTAATGATATGTCGGCTTTTTATTTAGATTTTGCTAAAGATGTTGTTTATATCGATGCTGCTGATGCTTTAAGCCGGCGGCAAATGCAAACGGTCATGTATGCTGTAACAGTGGCACTGACAAAATTGTTAACACCAATTCTACCGCATACAATGGAACAAGTTTGGCAACAATTAAAAGAGCCAGAAGATTATGTCCAATTAACATCAATGCCTAAAGTGCAAAATTATCCACAAGCTGACCAAATTATGAATCAATGGCAAGAATTTATGGATTTACGGGACAATATTCTAAAATCATTAGAAGAAGCTCGTGATGCAAAACTAATTGGTAAATCACTAGAAGCAGCAGTAACTATTTATCCTAAACCAGAATTAAAACAATTACTAGAAGCTTTAGACACTAATATCGGTCAATTATTAATTGTTTCACAATTTAGTATTAGTAATCATGAACTAGATGATGCTGATCAATATGATAATGTCCAAGTCAAAGTGGCACATGCACAAGGCGAAGTTTGTCAACGGTGTTGGATGACTAAAGAAGATGTTGGTACAGATGCAGAGTTACCAATGCTTTGTGCACGATGTGCGCAAATTATTCGGGACAATTATCCACAAGCTTTAAGTGAAGGATTAGAGAAGTAG
- a CDS encoding DivIVA domain-containing protein, producing the protein MVLTPKEIQEKSFGSQLRGYDKEEVDQFLNQIIKDYNAEISKNQQLTHDLKEAQTQISYFNELQNTVNEAIIVAQNAADQVKNQADVQANSLMTQTRLNTERMVNEAIKKARQIVQEAEQEAQSIIEQRNQINQGVHRDYQNLQKVIKSQQELVNSVPWKELINGGEEKIMQKIQAECQSYLTRLNQFADKVKLEDDDLVIKNSSEKKIDNTPENSDNQSNHTKLEK; encoded by the coding sequence ATGGTTTTGACACCAAAAGAAATTCAGGAAAAAAGTTTTGGCTCACAATTGCGTGGTTATGATAAAGAAGAGGTAGATCAATTTTTAAATCAAATTATTAAAGATTATAATGCTGAAATTAGTAAAAATCAGCAATTAACCCATGACTTAAAAGAGGCACAAACCCAGATTTCATATTTTAATGAATTACAAAATACTGTGAATGAAGCAATTATTGTGGCCCAAAATGCAGCTGATCAAGTTAAAAATCAAGCTGATGTTCAAGCTAATTCTTTAATGACGCAGACGCGATTGAATACTGAGCGGATGGTCAATGAAGCAATTAAAAAAGCACGCCAAATCGTGCAGGAAGCAGAACAAGAAGCTCAATCGATTATTGAACAGAGAAATCAAATCAATCAAGGTGTGCATCGTGACTACCAAAATCTGCAAAAAGTAATTAAATCTCAACAAGAATTGGTTAACTCAGTTCCATGGAAAGAGTTAATTAATGGTGGCGAAGAGAAAATTATGCAAAAAATTCAAGCTGAATGCCAAAGTTATTTGACACGGTTAAATCAATTTGCCGATAAAGTAAAATTAGAAGATGATGATTTGGTTATTAAAAATTCATCTGAAAAAAAGATTGACAATACACCCGAAAATAGTGATAATCAAAGTAATCACACTAAATTAGAAAAATAA
- the mnmA gene encoding tRNA 2-thiouridine(34) synthase MnmA produces MSFVVKKRVVVGMSGGVDSSVSALLLKQQGYDVIGLFMKNWDDTDDSGVCTATEDYEDVAKVAQQIGIPYYSVNFEKEYWNRVFEYFLDEYKKGRTPNPDVMCNKEIKFKAFLDYALKLDADYIAMGHYAQIRRDDSGLVHLLRGADPNKDQTYFLSTVSQEQLQKAIFPIGNLQKSQVRQIAEQAGLATAKKKDSTGVCFIGERNFRKFLSEFLPAQPGKMLTPDGTEMGTHAGLMYYTIGQRSGLGLGGNSHSNDPWFVVGKDMEHNILYVDQGFDNPLLYATDLDATDATFAVPMDDYGSTFHCTAKFRYRQKDTGVTVTLLDNGQVHVHFDEPVRAITPGQEVVFYDGDECLGGATIDAAYSNERQLQYV; encoded by the coding sequence GTGAGTTTTGTGGTAAAAAAGCGCGTAGTGGTCGGTATGAGTGGTGGCGTTGATTCATCAGTTTCGGCCTTATTATTAAAGCAGCAGGGTTATGATGTTATTGGTCTTTTTATGAAAAATTGGGATGATACTGATGATTCTGGAGTTTGTACAGCTACAGAAGATTATGAAGATGTTGCTAAAGTAGCCCAACAAATAGGAATTCCCTATTATTCAGTCAATTTTGAAAAAGAATATTGGAATCGAGTTTTTGAATACTTCTTGGATGAATATAAAAAGGGTCGTACACCTAACCCTGATGTTATGTGTAATAAAGAAATTAAGTTTAAAGCTTTTTTGGATTATGCTTTAAAACTCGATGCTGACTATATTGCAATGGGTCATTATGCTCAAATTCGTCGTGATGATTCTGGTTTAGTTCATTTATTGCGGGGCGCTGATCCTAATAAAGATCAAACTTACTTTTTGAGCACTGTTAGTCAAGAACAACTGCAAAAGGCAATTTTTCCAATTGGTAATTTACAAAAGTCACAAGTGCGTCAAATTGCAGAACAAGCTGGTTTAGCAACTGCTAAAAAGAAGGATTCTACGGGCGTTTGCTTTATTGGTGAGCGTAATTTCCGCAAATTTTTAAGCGAGTTTTTACCAGCTCAACCTGGTAAAATGCTAACTCCTGATGGCACAGAGATGGGAACACATGCTGGATTAATGTATTATACGATAGGTCAGCGTTCTGGTCTAGGATTGGGTGGCAATAGCCATTCTAATGATCCTTGGTTTGTAGTAGGCAAGGATATGGAACATAATATATTGTATGTTGATCAAGGATTTGATAATCCATTGTTGTATGCTACGGATTTGGATGCTACAGATGCAACTTTTGCTGTTCCGATGGATGATTATGGTTCAACTTTTCATTGCACAGCAAAATTTCGCTATCGCCAAAAAGATACTGGTGTAACAGTTACTTTGCTAGATAATGGTCAAGTTCATGTACACTTTGATGAGCCTGTTCGGGCAATTACTCCTGGCCAAGAGGTGGTATTTTATGATGGTGATGAGTGTTTAGGCGGTGCTACCATTGATGCAGCTTATAGTAATGAGCGGCAGTTACAATATGTTTAA
- a CDS encoding DUF421 domain-containing protein: MTFYWQTFLKFLMGFFAMVIQINLLGKSNLAPSNVIDQMQNFVLGGIIGGVIYNTSITLLQFFIVLLIWTLVVFTTKFLTNHNSWIKKFIDGKPSIIISNGKVLSNKATQNGLSAHDLAFKLRQAGINDLDDIDKAVWEENGQITFTSKKDLKAQFPIIMDGEIDTLALNYTHHDEDWVMEQLKKQGYKTQDIYLAFLSSDGLKIFPYGIEE, encoded by the coding sequence ATGACATTTTATTGGCAAACTTTTTTGAAATTTTTAATGGGCTTTTTTGCAATGGTCATTCAAATTAACTTACTTGGTAAATCTAATCTGGCTCCCAGTAATGTCATTGATCAAATGCAAAACTTTGTCTTAGGTGGCATTATTGGAGGGGTTATTTACAATACGTCCATTACCCTTTTGCAATTTTTTATCGTACTTCTCATTTGGACTTTAGTAGTATTTACAACCAAATTTTTAACTAATCATAATAGTTGGATAAAAAAATTTATTGATGGTAAACCTTCAATTATTATTTCTAACGGAAAAGTCCTTTCGAATAAAGCAACGCAAAATGGGCTTTCAGCGCATGATTTAGCGTTTAAATTGCGACAAGCTGGAATTAATGACTTAGATGATATCGATAAAGCTGTTTGGGAAGAAAATGGGCAAATTACTTTTACTAGCAAAAAAGATTTAAAAGCTCAATTTCCGATCATTATGGATGGAGAAATTGATACCTTAGCTTTAAATTATACTCATCACGATGAAGATTGGGTCATGGAACAACTTAAAAAGCAAGGTTACAAAACTCAAGATATTTATTTAGCCTTTTTAAGTTCTGATGGATTAAAAATTTTCCCTTATGGCATTGAAGAATAA
- a CDS encoding DUF3290 domain-containing protein: MTNFYTYQFLTRQPSRVNAIIWSIVFVLVVVTIITLFLFLRHRDDGKYRELTIITILCLLLTMTIQYDQWTQNKNSRANNGQVANLIKQMAAEHHVSVNSIYSNSTDLKDGMLIKMKNSVYEVELNSDNSSYQLHPAHLTNHKINLIK, translated from the coding sequence ATGACTAATTTTTATACTTATCAGTTTTTAACTCGTCAGCCCAGTCGAGTCAATGCCATTATTTGGTCAATTGTCTTTGTACTGGTCGTTGTTACTATCATAACTTTATTTTTATTTTTGCGCCACCGTGATGATGGAAAATATCGCGAATTGACAATTATTACTATATTATGCTTACTATTAACCATGACTATTCAATATGATCAATGGACGCAAAACAAAAACAGTCGTGCTAATAATGGCCAAGTAGCCAATTTAATTAAACAAATGGCTGCTGAACACCACGTTAGTGTTAATAGTATCTATTCTAACTCGACAGATCTCAAAGACGGAATGTTAATTAAAATGAAGAATTCTGTTTATGAAGTAGAATTGAATTCTGACAATTCCAGTTATCAATTGCACCCTGCACATTTAACTAATCATAAAATAAATTTAATTAAATAG
- a CDS encoding RNA-binding protein, which produces MQVTATHITQQVVAMVRYVSKYYSFKLSPFLNPYELAIAQNVIAQQPEAFGLNVSHFGGYLHAERQRLLLAPDYLVTDYQDFDLQLFEIIFNQKFVRLQHYQILGKLAHLGLDRNLFGDIITDGQRWQFIAEYQFQDLIRQEVTQIGNSKVTIKLQPLDQLLTIKNDFTNETIACGSLRLDAVIAAAFHQSRKNAKDLINSGHVFLNWEHERRSDYLLTVGDSVSCRGWGRLTILDFLGQTPTNKYKLYLKIFRH; this is translated from the coding sequence TTGCAAGTAACAGCAACTCATATAACTCAGCAGGTTGTGGCAATGGTGCGCTATGTCAGTAAATACTATTCTTTTAAGTTAAGTCCATTTTTGAATCCTTATGAATTGGCAATTGCTCAAAATGTAATTGCGCAACAGCCTGAAGCTTTTGGGTTAAACGTTTCTCATTTTGGTGGGTATCTTCATGCTGAAAGACAACGCTTATTACTAGCACCTGATTATTTAGTAACTGATTATCAAGATTTTGACTTACAGTTATTTGAAATTATTTTTAATCAAAAGTTTGTCCGATTACAACATTATCAAATATTGGGCAAATTAGCGCATTTAGGACTAGATCGCAATCTTTTTGGAGATATTATTACGGATGGCCAAAGATGGCAATTTATAGCAGAATACCAATTTCAGGATCTCATTAGGCAAGAAGTCACACAAATTGGTAATAGTAAAGTCACTATAAAATTGCAACCGCTAGATCAACTTTTAACAATTAAAAATGATTTTACTAATGAAACAATTGCTTGCGGTTCATTGCGATTAGATGCAGTCATAGCAGCGGCCTTTCACCAGTCACGAAAAAATGCTAAGGATTTAATAAATTCTGGTCATGTATTTTTAAACTGGGAACACGAACGGCGCAGTGATTATCTTCTGACAGTAGGGGATTCAGTTAGTTGTCGTGGCTGGGGACGTTTGACAATATTAGATTTTTTGGGACAAACTCCCACTAATAAATATAAATTATATTTAAAGATATTTCGCCATTAA
- a CDS encoding NUDIX hydrolase has product MELSEKLLTKKRLFTGKIINLDLEEVCLPNGQHAQREIVHHHGAVGIMALIDNQLLLVKQWREPMQRLTLEIPAGKIEPGQQNLEAEALRELNEETGYQCDSLKKLGGFYSSPGFTDEYLTLFYAPQLEKATHKRPLDDDEFLNLQLLTWEKAQEQIAAGLICDAKTLMAILIWQNLRLQEQCHG; this is encoded by the coding sequence ATGGAATTAAGCGAAAAATTGTTAACAAAAAAACGTTTATTTACTGGAAAAATCATTAATTTGGATTTAGAAGAGGTTTGCTTACCCAATGGACAGCATGCCCAAAGAGAAATAGTTCACCATCATGGTGCCGTGGGAATTATGGCATTAATTGATAATCAACTATTATTAGTTAAGCAATGGCGTGAACCCATGCAAAGATTAACGTTAGAAATACCAGCAGGTAAAATTGAACCAGGACAACAAAATCTGGAAGCTGAAGCTTTACGAGAATTGAATGAAGAAACTGGATATCAGTGTGATTCTTTAAAAAAATTAGGTGGCTTTTATTCTTCACCTGGTTTTACAGATGAATATTTAACTTTGTTTTACGCACCACAGTTAGAAAAAGCAACTCATAAGCGGCCTTTAGATGATGATGAATTTTTAAATCTTCAACTTTTGACTTGGGAAAAAGCACAAGAGCAAATTGCTGCTGGCTTAATTTGTGATGCCAAAACATTAATGGCTATTTTAATTTGGCAAAATTTACGTCTGCAGGAGCAATGTCATGGATAA